From Treponema rectale, one genomic window encodes:
- a CDS encoding SPOR domain-containing protein, which yields MEQKKTLWIVLAAGIFLLFVIGAALILYAPQTKKSAETGYSNGSDSIYVAPSVPSSEPPSSFNDETTEFTGSEQGAFPYDSEIADRVESETSDSAMPENLMTENLTVYASGTTNIYENTKEGTEGVTANNEAAQRIIRETGNKRTVPEKTVLPPENETESTDIQFGAARVSSKAGNSAASVGTASSETVQPSKNTVKNTQQASKPAAVSSKTTETAVKSGSTKEEKQADRFWIQIASYTSKKTADEARKLLYDKGFQCEVFTWRNKEDTLYFRVRVGPYTTKSEAEYWKAEITKIAEFAASGAYVTNSSIGK from the coding sequence ATGGAACAGAAAAAGACCTTATGGATTGTTTTGGCAGCAGGAATTTTCCTTTTATTCGTAATAGGAGCTGCCCTTATTCTGTATGCCCCGCAGACAAAAAAATCTGCTGAAACAGGCTATTCCAACGGAAGTGATTCTATATATGTAGCACCGTCGGTTCCTTCTTCTGAACCGCCGAGTTCCTTCAACGATGAAACTACTGAGTTCACCGGCAGCGAACAAGGCGCATTCCCATACGATTCAGAGATAGCTGACAGGGTAGAATCTGAAACTTCAGATTCTGCTATGCCGGAAAACCTGATGACAGAAAACCTTACGGTTTATGCCAGCGGAACTACTAATATCTATGAAAACACTAAGGAAGGAACAGAAGGCGTAACTGCAAACAATGAAGCTGCTCAGAGGATAATCAGGGAAACAGGAAACAAGAGAACGGTTCCAGAAAAAACTGTTCTTCCTCCTGAAAACGAAACTGAATCTACTGACATTCAGTTTGGAGCTGCCCGAGTTTCTTCCAAGGCCGGCAATTCAGCCGCTTCCGTGGGAACAGCATCTTCTGAAACCGTACAGCCTTCAAAGAATACTGTAAAAAATACGCAGCAGGCATCAAAACCTGCAGCAGTTTCTTCAAAAACAACAGAAACTGCCGTCAAGTCTGGAAGCACAAAAGAAGAAAAGCAGGCTGACCGTTTCTGGATTCAGATTGCATCATATACAAGCAAGAAAACTGCTGATGAAGCAAGAAAGCTGCTTTACGATAAAGGATTCCAGTGCGAAGTATTTACCTGGCGCAATAAAGAAGATACCCTCTACTTCCGCGTAAGGGTTGGTCCTTATACAACAAAGAGCGAGGCTGAATACTGGAAAGCTGAAATAACAAAAATCGCTGAGTTTGCAGCAAGCGGAGCTTACGTTACAAACTCAAGCATCGGAAAATAA
- the coaE gene encoding dephospho-CoA kinase (Dephospho-CoA kinase (CoaE) performs the final step in coenzyme A biosynthesis.) has translation MKTYNGKNKRLILCVTGPMAAGKNAAAAILEKKGFACADADILAHQALEKVNDAVVTQFKKLAEEKNIQLTDVNGKIIRRNLGQLIFGSKELVEAHEKIIFPEINRLIEEFAEKNAATDIVINAAVLYKVPFIKKCDAVLYVDSPLIQRLFRARKRDGMPFSLILNRFKSQKNLFAKYKNSNADIRRVRNTGTLLNLEKKIDVFLKKLYED, from the coding sequence TTGAAAACGTATAACGGAAAAAACAAACGCCTTATTCTGTGCGTAACGGGGCCAATGGCAGCAGGAAAAAATGCCGCAGCAGCAATACTTGAAAAAAAAGGATTTGCCTGTGCCGATGCAGACATTCTTGCCCATCAGGCTCTGGAAAAAGTAAATGACGCAGTCGTAACTCAGTTTAAGAAACTGGCGGAAGAAAAAAACATTCAGCTTACTGATGTAAACGGTAAAATAATACGCCGGAATCTGGGACAGCTTATTTTCGGAAGCAAAGAACTTGTGGAAGCCCACGAGAAAATAATCTTTCCGGAAATAAACAGACTTATAGAAGAATTCGCAGAAAAAAATGCAGCCACAGATATAGTCATAAATGCCGCAGTTCTATATAAAGTTCCCTTCATAAAAAAATGTGACGCCGTACTTTATGTAGACAGTCCGTTAATTCAGCGTCTTTTCAGGGCAAGAAAAAGGGACGGAATGCCCTTCAGCCTCATTCTCAACAGGTTTAAAAGCCAGAAAAATCTTTTTGCTAAATATAAAAATTCAAATGCCGATATTAGAAGAGTACGGAATACCGGTACACTTTTGAATCTTGAAAAAAAGATAGACGTATTTTTAAAAAAACTTTACGAAGACTGA
- the polA gene encoding DNA polymerase I translates to MSDNCVYILDSYGLIYRAYFALINHPLTNKNGENINSVVIFFKNLRALLKSHNPKYLAAAFDSRTPTFRHEMYAEYKATRAKTPEDLHAQIPWIEEILSGLGIPVLQKDGYEADDIIATVAKKCAEENRECRILSGDKDLLQLVTDTCLQMQPDKASGGWETLNKDDVLAKWGVGPEKILDYLSLTGDTADNVPGVKGVGDKTAVKLLTQYQSLDGIYGHAEEIKGALGEKIRNDRENAYFSKKLITLNDEVPVEIDFESFRTDNLDFDRAAALLNKYGAFQVASSFSKNAAKTEPAEEKRQSVPAAPQQGNFTEPPLKKAETVIQNKGNYTALTKKEQLSSLIDDILSSKNKTAAFDTETTGLNSLKDSLVGFSLCTEEGKSCYIPVLLPGEMFAPETIAKSDCINELERLFSNPEVTVIMHNGKFDLEVLKTNGMKQEIRCSVFDTMVAAWLLNPSESGKSPYSLETLSENYLGLKGIEFSDIVPKGSTFADVPLEQAVPYGAEDADFTFRLYKLFSNIIEENSLHELFYGMEMKVLPILASMETSGIHLDKKELAAYGIELKKLIADKEKEIYDKAGHEFNIASTKQLQDVLFEEQGLTGSKKTKTGYSTDTAVLEELSETTDNPLPSLILEYRSYTKLLNTYVETLPLLADETSRVHTSFMQTGTATGRLSSKEPNLQNIPVRDENGRRIRSAFTAEQGTVLISADYAQIELVILSHLSGDKNLSQAFIDGTDVHKSTAALIYGISPDEVTPQQRRFAKTVNFGVMYGMSAFRLAKELDISRTEAKNFIDQYFRTYSGVRDFISRTIEDAAAKGYTETITGRRRYVPELRNTNKLIQQSGQRIAVNSPIQGSAADIVKKAMIDVNEEIKKQKLPVKMLLQVHDELIFECPDDESLIKKAVALITDRMEHTFKLNVPLRVSVEYGKNWGCFH, encoded by the coding sequence ATGAGTGATAATTGCGTTTATATTCTTGACAGTTACGGCCTTATTTACAGGGCATACTTTGCACTGATAAATCATCCCCTTACAAATAAAAACGGAGAAAACATCAATTCCGTAGTAATCTTCTTTAAGAATCTCCGGGCACTTCTTAAAAGCCACAATCCAAAATACCTTGCGGCAGCCTTTGATTCCAGGACCCCTACCTTCAGGCACGAAATGTACGCTGAATATAAGGCAACCAGGGCAAAAACTCCGGAAGACCTTCATGCCCAGATTCCATGGATTGAAGAAATACTCTCAGGACTTGGAATACCCGTACTTCAGAAAGACGGCTACGAAGCTGATGACATAATTGCCACCGTGGCAAAAAAATGTGCTGAAGAAAACCGGGAATGCAGGATTCTTTCAGGAGACAAGGACCTTCTTCAGCTTGTAACAGATACCTGCCTTCAGATGCAGCCGGATAAAGCCAGCGGCGGATGGGAAACCTTAAACAAAGACGATGTTCTTGCAAAATGGGGTGTAGGACCGGAAAAAATACTGGACTATCTTTCCCTTACCGGAGACACGGCAGACAATGTTCCCGGAGTAAAAGGCGTAGGAGACAAAACGGCAGTAAAACTTCTTACCCAGTACCAGTCTCTGGACGGAATCTACGGACATGCGGAAGAAATAAAAGGTGCCCTTGGAGAAAAAATCAGAAACGATAGGGAAAATGCATATTTTTCAAAAAAACTCATAACCTTAAACGACGAAGTTCCGGTAGAAATAGATTTTGAAAGTTTCAGGACAGACAATCTGGATTTTGACAGAGCCGCTGCCCTGTTAAATAAATACGGAGCCTTTCAGGTTGCCTCCTCCTTCTCAAAAAATGCCGCAAAAACTGAACCGGCTGAAGAAAAGAGGCAGTCAGTACCGGCTGCACCACAGCAGGGAAATTTTACGGAACCACCGTTAAAAAAAGCAGAAACAGTAATTCAGAACAAGGGAAATTACACTGCTTTAACAAAAAAAGAGCAGCTTTCCTCCCTTATCGATGACATTCTTTCATCAAAAAATAAGACAGCGGCCTTTGATACGGAAACAACCGGCTTAAACAGTTTAAAAGACAGTCTTGTAGGATTCTCCCTCTGTACGGAAGAAGGAAAATCCTGCTATATACCTGTCCTTCTTCCGGGAGAAATGTTTGCTCCTGAAACCATTGCAAAATCTGACTGCATTAATGAACTTGAAAGGCTGTTTTCAAATCCTGAAGTTACTGTAATAATGCATAACGGAAAATTTGACCTGGAAGTCCTTAAAACAAACGGAATGAAACAGGAAATCCGGTGCTCTGTCTTTGATACAATGGTTGCCGCCTGGCTTTTAAATCCCAGCGAATCAGGAAAATCTCCCTACTCTCTTGAAACCTTAAGCGAAAACTATCTTGGCCTTAAAGGAATTGAATTTTCAGACATAGTTCCAAAAGGAAGCACCTTTGCAGACGTTCCCCTGGAACAGGCAGTTCCTTACGGAGCAGAAGATGCAGATTTTACTTTCAGGCTGTACAAACTGTTCTCCAATATTATAGAAGAAAATTCACTCCACGAGCTTTTTTACGGAATGGAAATGAAGGTTCTTCCGATTCTGGCTTCAATGGAAACTTCCGGCATTCATCTTGATAAGAAAGAGCTTGCAGCCTACGGAATAGAATTGAAAAAGCTTATTGCAGATAAAGAAAAAGAAATCTACGATAAAGCCGGCCATGAATTCAACATAGCCTCTACAAAACAGCTTCAGGATGTTCTCTTTGAGGAACAGGGACTGACAGGAAGTAAAAAAACAAAAACAGGATATTCAACGGATACCGCCGTTCTTGAAGAACTTTCTGAAACCACGGATAATCCGCTGCCTTCCTTAATACTTGAATACCGTTCTTATACAAAACTTTTAAATACTTATGTAGAGACTCTGCCTCTTCTTGCAGATGAAACTTCCCGCGTTCACACTTCCTTCATGCAGACAGGAACTGCAACCGGGCGTCTCTCCTCAAAGGAACCTAACCTTCAGAATATTCCGGTAAGGGATGAAAACGGAAGGAGAATCAGAAGTGCCTTTACCGCTGAACAGGGAACCGTCCTCATAAGTGCAGACTATGCCCAGATTGAACTTGTAATTCTGTCTCACCTTAGCGGAGATAAAAACTTAAGCCAGGCCTTCATAGACGGAACTGACGTTCATAAATCTACAGCCGCCCTTATTTACGGAATAAGTCCGGATGAAGTTACACCGCAGCAGAGGCGTTTTGCAAAAACCGTTAACTTCGGCGTAATGTACGGAATGAGTGCTTTCAGGCTTGCAAAGGAACTGGATATTTCCCGCACGGAAGCAAAAAACTTCATAGACCAGTACTTCAGGACTTACAGCGGAGTCAGGGATTTTATCAGCAGAACGATCGAAGATGCTGCTGCTAAGGGATATACTGAAACAATTACAGGCAGAAGACGCTACGTTCCGGAACTGAGAAATACGAATAAACTCATTCAGCAAAGCGGACAGCGCATTGCAGTAAACTCTCCGATTCAGGGAAGCGCAGCTGACATCGTAAAAAAAGCAATGATTGACGTGAATGAAGAAATTAAAAAACAGAAGCTTCCTGTAAAAATGCTTCTTCAGGTTCATGACGAACTTATATTTGAATGTCCTGATGATGAGTCCCTCATAAAAAAGGCAGTTGCTTTAATTACGGACAGGATGGAACATACTTTCAAACTGAATGTTCCACTGAGAGTAAGCGTTGAGTACGGCAAAAACTGGGGATGCTTCCATTGA
- a CDS encoding sugar kinase, whose translation MGKIVTFGEIMLRLAPEGYYRFVQAENYGATFGGGEANVSVSLANYGLDTAFVTKLPAHEIGQAAVNSLRRFGVDTSFITRGGPRVGIYYLEKGASQRPSKVIYDRAGSSIALASKEDFDWDKIFEGASWFHFTGITPALGDNVAEICLEACKKAREKGITVSCDLNYRKKLWTKEKAGQVMGELCKYVDVCISNEEDANDVFGIKSEATDVTSGKLNKEGYKEVAAKLTERFGFKKVAITLRTSISASENNWAGMLYDGKTKESFFSKEYNMKIVDRVGGGDSFGGGLIYACTNNYANQETIEFAVAASCLKHSIEGDFNMVSVAEVQTLAGGDGSGRVQR comes from the coding sequence ATGGGAAAAATCGTAACATTCGGAGAAATCATGCTCCGCCTTGCACCGGAAGGTTATTACCGTTTTGTTCAGGCAGAAAATTATGGAGCAACATTCGGAGGAGGAGAAGCAAACGTTTCTGTTTCTCTTGCCAACTACGGACTTGATACCGCATTCGTAACCAAACTTCCTGCTCACGAAATCGGACAGGCTGCAGTAAACAGTCTCCGCCGTTTTGGTGTAGACACAAGCTTTATTACAAGAGGCGGCCCGCGCGTAGGAATCTACTATCTTGAAAAAGGAGCTTCCCAGCGTCCTTCAAAAGTAATATATGACCGCGCAGGTTCTTCAATAGCCCTTGCCTCAAAAGAAGATTTTGACTGGGACAAGATTTTTGAAGGTGCATCATGGTTCCACTTTACTGGAATTACCCCGGCATTAGGCGACAACGTTGCAGAAATCTGTCTCGAAGCATGTAAAAAAGCCCGTGAAAAGGGAATTACCGTAAGCTGTGACCTTAACTACCGCAAGAAGCTCTGGACTAAAGAGAAGGCCGGACAGGTTATGGGTGAACTCTGCAAGTACGTAGATGTATGTATATCTAACGAAGAAGATGCAAATGACGTATTCGGAATAAAATCAGAAGCTACAGACGTAACCAGCGGAAAGCTCAACAAGGAAGGCTACAAGGAAGTTGCAGCAAAACTTACGGAAAGATTCGGTTTCAAGAAAGTAGCAATTACTCTCCGCACTTCAATTTCTGCAAGTGAAAACAACTGGGCAGGAATGCTTTATGACGGAAAAACTAAAGAAAGCTTCTTCTCAAAAGAATACAATATGAAAATAGTTGACCGCGTAGGAGGCGGTGACAGTTTCGGCGGAGGACTTATCTACGCATGTACAAACAACTATGCAAATCAGGAAACAATTGAATTTGCAGTAGCTGCAAGCTGTCTCAAGCACTCTATCGAAGGTGACTTCAACATGGTAAGCGTAGCAGAAGTACAGACTCTTGCCGGCGGTGACGGTTCCGGTCGCGTACAGAGATAA
- a CDS encoding bifunctional 4-hydroxy-2-oxoglutarate aldolase/2-dehydro-3-deoxy-phosphogluconate aldolase produces the protein MNDTLRQIGKTGIVPVVVLNKADDAQPLAESLIKGGLPCAEVTFRTDAAEESIRAIAKKFPEMFVGAGTILTPEQADRAVDAGAKFIVSPGFNPKVVEHCINKGYPVTPGIMTPTELEMALGFGLDVVKFFPAENAGGLKMIKAMSAPYTMMKFMPTGGINANNVKDYLACDKILACGGSWMVKGDLINAGNFAEIERLTREASNIVKEIRG, from the coding sequence ATGAACGATACGCTCAGACAGATAGGTAAAACCGGCATTGTTCCGGTTGTTGTACTGAATAAAGCAGACGACGCACAGCCTCTGGCAGAAAGCCTTATAAAGGGCGGTCTTCCATGTGCAGAAGTTACATTCAGAACAGATGCGGCAGAAGAAAGCATCCGTGCAATCGCAAAAAAATTCCCTGAAATGTTTGTGGGAGCAGGCACAATCCTTACTCCAGAACAGGCCGACCGTGCTGTTGATGCCGGTGCAAAATTCATCGTTTCTCCGGGATTCAATCCGAAGGTTGTTGAACACTGCATTAACAAAGGCTATCCGGTAACACCAGGCATAATGACTCCTACAGAACTTGAAATGGCATTAGGTTTCGGGCTTGATGTAGTAAAATTCTTCCCGGCAGAAAATGCAGGGGGACTCAAAATGATAAAGGCCATGAGTGCCCCGTACACAATGATGAAATTCATGCCTACAGGTGGAATCAATGCAAACAACGTAAAGGATTACCTTGCATGTGACAAGATTCTTGCCTGCGGAGGAAGCTGGATGGTTAAGGGCGACCTTATAAATGCAGGAAACTTTGCGGAAATCGAACGTCTTACCCGCGAAGCAAGCAATATCGTTAAAGAAATAAGAGGTTAA
- a CDS encoding family 43 glycosylhydrolase: MRKVSAFLAAAFLFSSCSLVDNGTADVSTYNYGYVTQDGKSVVATGIRTLDTDGNELFGSGGCMVQAGEYFYWYGEHRFANYGFLGTSCYRSKDLVHWENRGDIVRWDINDCGTILAGGKDGSIIVERPKVIYNKKYGYYVMWGHLDRGYGLAGVVVCKGNSPDNTDGSWEYVDWFRPFDGSKFNVHENGSYGDSAYYDDEGVHGTDPYGYMSRDCTLFVDDDGTAYFAGSYAENQYMHIYRLTDDYLHIDESYWPTDNTLSATAREAPCLFREGDVYYMISSGTAGWTSTITTLQYAYDIRGPWSSTLTIGDTTYVGQLSQSDRSQPAYVFKLEATDGSGNYDWIYMGDRWGPAFGGSSPYDSQYVWCELYLNKGSSHMYFSEALLVDIKHGDVSSPTYYKLQDRAGGYIYSADTSFAGLNPQRVTSLDNVYKGQWRFYPVGDAYMIINRWSGMCLSVVDDALNSRLVLASRDYTDTKQLWYIDDYSTPYNKIRSKYSGYYISDSHPITGGVAQSSWGYRNPGWTHDSTIESNEKYTRINYMAFKVTQ, from the coding sequence ATGAGGAAAGTTTCTGCTTTTCTTGCGGCTGCATTCCTGTTTTCTTCCTGCTCGCTCGTTGATAATGGTACGGCGGATGTTTCGACCTATAACTACGGGTATGTGACGCAGGATGGAAAGAGTGTTGTTGCAACAGGAATCAGAACGCTTGATACGGACGGCAATGAACTTTTTGGTTCAGGCGGCTGTATGGTTCAGGCGGGAGAGTATTTTTACTGGTATGGTGAACATCGCTTTGCCAATTATGGTTTTCTTGGAACTTCCTGCTACCGGTCGAAGGATTTGGTTCACTGGGAGAACCGCGGAGATATTGTCCGGTGGGACATTAATGACTGCGGTACTATTCTTGCCGGAGGAAAGGACGGTTCAATCATCGTTGAACGCCCTAAAGTCATTTACAACAAAAAATACGGCTATTATGTAATGTGGGGACATCTTGACCGCGGTTACGGACTTGCAGGTGTTGTTGTCTGCAAGGGAAACAGTCCTGATAATACAGACGGCAGCTGGGAATATGTAGACTGGTTCCGTCCTTTTGACGGTTCTAAGTTTAATGTCCATGAAAACGGAAGTTACGGTGATTCTGCTTACTATGATGATGAGGGAGTTCATGGAACAGATCCTTACGGATACATGAGCCGGGACTGTACGCTTTTTGTTGATGATGACGGAACTGCTTATTTTGCAGGTTCTTATGCAGAAAATCAGTACATGCATATCTATCGTCTTACAGATGATTATCTCCATATAGATGAATCTTACTGGCCTACGGATAATACTCTTTCTGCTACTGCAAGAGAAGCTCCATGTCTTTTCCGCGAAGGAGACGTATATTACATGATAAGTTCCGGTACTGCAGGATGGACTTCTACCATTACAACACTTCAGTATGCCTATGACATAAGGGGACCATGGTCTTCAACACTTACAATCGGTGATACAACTTATGTCGGACAGCTTTCTCAGTCTGACCGTTCGCAGCCTGCCTATGTATTTAAGCTTGAAGCAACTGATGGAAGCGGAAACTACGACTGGATTTATATGGGTGACCGCTGGGGACCTGCATTTGGAGGAAGTTCTCCGTATGACAGCCAGTATGTATGGTGCGAACTTTATCTCAATAAAGGCAGTTCCCACATGTATTTCAGTGAAGCCCTTCTGGTTGACATAAAGCACGGGGATGTTTCTTCTCCGACTTACTATAAGCTTCAGGACAGGGCTGGCGGATACATTTACAGTGCTGATACTTCATTTGCCGGACTTAATCCTCAGCGCGTAACTTCGCTGGATAATGTGTACAAGGGACAGTGGCGTTTTTATCCTGTAGGTGATGCTTACATGATTATCAACCGCTGGAGCGGAATGTGTCTTTCAGTCGTCGATGATGCCCTTAATTCAAGACTCGTTCTTGCAAGCCGTGATTATACAGATACTAAACAGCTGTGGTACATAGATGATTATTCAACTCCATATAACAAAATCAGGAGTAAGTATTCAGGCTATTACATTTCTGACAGCCATCCGATTACAGGCGGTGTTGCCCAGAGTTCATGGGGATACAGAAATCCTGGCTGGACTCATGACAGTACGATTGAATCAAATGAAAAATATACGCGCATAAATTATATGGCGTTTAAAGTGACACAGTAG
- a CDS encoding family 43 glycosylhydrolase, with protein sequence MKKVLILTVAASCAFAFFSCRESPSVENGAITASGNSQNASTVNTNGTPWKDTSGKTIQTHDSILHYQGKYYWYGLDYESNLINTGCDANGFRAVKCYESEDLVNWTLKNNVLTCNTSALLANCDLNNIQVVYNPNTHKFVMWAGYNKSYVGTSGLNFGAIRTTHNRLYTMANIVATSNSPYGNFEIANSFFYLHGGTTQTSLFVDEDGTGYSMGWANKDNSWRFYIDRLSDDYLGTSSTVAELYPETEIGRASVVKYGNFYYLFMGAFIGELDDATYNSVGSASRVDSWMTNKNGSTTNQSNDGFINYHFTYFDFYRDSAISKPMGYTGVRVAFASSMDGSWSDYGSFGPDDSSCEFSSVLKIQGTEETSYMLMFNKWNTADLSESGYVWYPVFFNKVSPQFSYPEFEEYQDITINAAKGTVTAE encoded by the coding sequence ATGAAAAAAGTTTTAATACTAACAGTTGCTGCTTCCTGTGCCTTTGCTTTCTTTTCCTGCAGGGAAAGTCCTTCTGTTGAAAACGGAGCAATTACAGCATCAGGAAACAGTCAGAATGCTTCAACTGTGAATACAAACGGAACCCCGTGGAAGGATACTTCCGGTAAAACCATTCAGACTCATGATTCAATTCTTCATTATCAGGGAAAATATTACTGGTATGGTCTTGATTATGAGAGCAACCTTATAAACACGGGTTGTGATGCAAATGGCTTCAGGGCTGTAAAGTGCTATGAAAGTGAAGACCTTGTTAACTGGACGCTTAAGAATAATGTTCTTACATGTAATACTTCAGCTTTACTTGCAAACTGTGACCTTAACAACATTCAGGTTGTATATAATCCGAATACTCATAAGTTTGTAATGTGGGCCGGCTACAATAAGTCTTATGTGGGAACAAGCGGTCTTAATTTTGGCGCAATAAGAACAACTCATAACCGCCTTTATACAATGGCAAATATTGTTGCAACAAGTAATTCTCCTTATGGAAATTTTGAGATTGCAAACAGTTTCTTCTATCTTCACGGCGGAACTACGCAGACATCTCTCTTTGTTGATGAAGACGGAACCGGCTACAGCATGGGATGGGCTAATAAAGATAATTCATGGAGATTTTATATAGACCGCCTTTCAGATGATTATCTTGGAACCTCTTCTACAGTTGCAGAGCTTTATCCTGAGACAGAAATTGGAAGAGCTTCTGTCGTAAAATACGGAAACTTTTACTATCTGTTTATGGGTGCCTTTATCGGAGAACTTGATGATGCAACATACAACAGTGTAGGCTCTGCATCCCGCGTTGACAGCTGGATGACGAATAAAAACGGTTCTACTACAAATCAGTCTAATGACGGTTTCATTAACTATCACTTTACGTACTTTGATTTTTACAGAGACAGTGCAATTTCAAAGCCGATGGGATATACCGGCGTAAGGGTTGCATTTGCTTCAAGCATGGACGGCAGCTGGAGTGATTACGGTTCATTCGGTCCTGATGATTCAAGCTGTGAATTCAGTTCTGTGCTTAAGATTCAGGGAACGGAAGAAACCAGTTACATGCTCATGTTCAATAAATGGAATACGGCAGATTTAAGTGAAAGCGGTTATGTCTGGTATCCTGTTTTCTTTAATAAAGTATCTCCTCAATTCAGTTATCCTGAATTTGAAGAGTATCAGGATATTACCATCAATGCTGCTAAAGGCACTGTAACTGCAGAGTAA
- a CDS encoding fibronectin type III domain-containing protein, with product MKKIIAETIAFLLGFNALFTSCSQSDHKFIMTEDRGLAIASLEIDHDSIYMQGNKGKTQASLSVTYSPSLAQDTLIYWSSSDENVASVSDTNLTTCTVTLQGTGKAVITASSYSGSAKAQCVVEGILDETPAFEVADITVTPYANNIELTWKNPSDNAENLYGIRADIYAGDKAEGTPVKSVELEGAGEGKVYSERIRDLTPETEYCISVRSLTVNAILSDEAKEATFTTLAADDEAPAAVTDAVIGSVSAENVVVKWTDSASDDVWYIAVYAYDASDEEIDFVKVLPGNESCTVAGVSDDSDKYTYKIVVVDNNFNVSSEVSLVYYNGAHVSALTAAPSTEYSGLLSLAWTDPEEDFDHHSITLSSEGQEDIVVESVAAGVQKYDFAGLVPGALYYVTVSTFDSEGEPTGTSGTRSYASKIQIRFYSRESAGFMVVTSAKSFKTQDGSSAAYSYKWLKMPALDGSTEFTYDGDSGKTGTVPTYSIMAQGIDGSASGQYIYLTSNDSSVTGGTSSTEAPLTICTADDVDAERLSFATFISAAVDADDSKYKALRFKENYYQLGSTSSKVIYRTSAGAAGYTRWHWTITEEVSTPED from the coding sequence ATGAAAAAAATTATTGCTGAAACAATAGCTTTCCTTTTAGGTTTTAATGCATTATTCACTTCATGTTCACAGTCAGATCATAAATTTATTATGACTGAAGACAGGGGACTTGCAATTGCGTCTCTGGAAATAGATCATGACAGTATTTACATGCAGGGAAACAAGGGAAAAACTCAGGCATCTCTTTCCGTAACATACAGTCCGTCTCTTGCTCAGGATACGCTTATTTACTGGTCTTCTTCGGATGAAAATGTAGCTTCCGTTTCTGATACAAATCTGACGACCTGTACGGTTACGCTTCAGGGTACGGGAAAAGCTGTTATTACTGCTTCTTCGTATTCTGGTTCTGCAAAGGCTCAGTGTGTCGTAGAAGGAATCCTTGATGAAACACCAGCCTTTGAAGTTGCAGACATTACTGTTACTCCTTATGCAAACAATATTGAACTTACATGGAAAAATCCAAGTGACAATGCAGAGAACCTTTATGGAATCCGTGCAGATATTTATGCCGGAGATAAGGCTGAGGGTACTCCTGTAAAAAGTGTTGAACTTGAAGGAGCAGGGGAAGGTAAAGTTTATTCAGAGAGAATCAGAGATTTAACCCCTGAAACTGAATACTGTATAAGCGTACGTTCCCTTACTGTAAATGCAATTTTAAGTGATGAAGCAAAAGAGGCTACCTTTACAACCCTCGCAGCTGATGATGAAGCTCCTGCGGCAGTTACTGATGCTGTCATTGGTTCTGTATCTGCAGAAAATGTGGTTGTAAAGTGGACGGATTCTGCCAGCGATGATGTATGGTATATTGCCGTTTATGCTTATGATGCTTCAGATGAAGAAATTGATTTCGTAAAGGTATTGCCGGGTAATGAAAGCTGTACAGTTGCCGGAGTTTCAGATGACAGTGATAAATATACATATAAGATTGTTGTCGTGGACAATAATTTTAATGTGTCATCTGAAGTTTCGCTGGTATATTATAACGGAGCACATGTTTCTGCTCTTACGGCTGCACCTTCAACAGAGTATTCAGGTCTCTTAAGTCTTGCATGGACTGATCCTGAAGAAGATTTTGATCATCATTCAATAACACTTTCTTCTGAAGGACAGGAAGATATTGTAGTTGAATCTGTTGCAGCGGGAGTTCAGAAATATGACTTTGCAGGCCTTGTTCCTGGTGCACTTTATTATGTAACGGTTTCTACATTTGATTCAGAAGGAGAACCGACTGGAACCTCAGGAACGCGCTCTTATGCTTCAAAAATACAGATCAGATTTTACAGCCGTGAAAGTGCAGGCTTCATGGTTGTAACTTCTGCAAAATCATTTAAGACTCAGGACGGCAGTTCTGCTGCTTACAGTTACAAGTGGCTTAAAATGCCGGCCCTTGATGGAAGCACTGAATTTACTTATGACGGTGACAGTGGAAAAACAGGAACAGTTCCTACATATTCAATTATGGCTCAGGGAATAGATGGCAGTGCTTCAGGACAGTACATATATCTTACATCGAATGATTCTTCCGTAACAGGAGGAACGTCATCGACTGAAGCTCCTTTGACAATCTGTACTGCTGATGATGTTGATGCTGAAAGGCTTTCCTTTGCAACATTTATTTCTGCTGCAGTAGATGCAGATGATTCCAAATATAAAGCTTTACGCTTTAAAGAAAACTACTATCAGCTTGGTTCAACTTCTTCAAAAGTCATATACAGGACAAGTGCCGGTGCTGCAGGATATACCAGATGGCACTGGACTATTACTGAAGAAGTTTCAACACCTGAGGACTAG